A region of Nocardioides sp. JS614 DNA encodes the following proteins:
- a CDS encoding SGNH/GDSL hydrolase family protein, which yields MVLRGVASPGSRRSVRRRTAAIGALLVFLLASALILRVADRAGADADRCRAFTADSVARAAQVSGSGDRVVVIGDSWSAGLGLDRPAASWPSRLPGAVHVAGFSGSGFSVHASACAGVSFADRAPAALRGGADLVVVEGGLNDYDRPDSEIRAGFARLMTALDGQRVVVVGPASAPSRAAAVPHVDALLASLSDWYGVPYIRTSGLRLDYLGDRLHLTLAGHDAFGDYVASRLARLPS from the coding sequence GTGGTCCTCCGGGGGGTCGCGAGCCCGGGCTCGCGCAGGTCTGTACGCCGTCGCACGGCGGCGATCGGCGCGCTCCTCGTGTTCCTCCTGGCCTCCGCGCTGATCCTGCGCGTCGCCGACCGTGCCGGCGCGGACGCCGACCGATGCCGGGCCTTCACGGCCGACTCCGTCGCCCGGGCCGCCCAGGTCAGCGGCTCCGGCGACCGGGTCGTCGTGATCGGCGACTCCTGGTCCGCGGGCCTCGGTCTGGACCGGCCGGCCGCCTCCTGGCCCTCGCGGCTGCCCGGTGCGGTGCACGTGGCCGGGTTCTCCGGCTCCGGTTTCAGCGTGCACGCGAGCGCCTGCGCCGGGGTCTCGTTCGCCGACCGGGCGCCGGCCGCCCTGCGCGGCGGCGCCGACCTCGTGGTGGTCGAGGGCGGGCTGAACGACTACGACCGGCCCGACAGCGAGATCCGGGCCGGGTTCGCGCGGCTGATGACCGCCCTGGACGGGCAGCGGGTGGTCGTGGTCGGCCCGGCCAGCGCGCCGTCCCGCGCGGCCGCCGTACCCCACGTCGACGCGCTGCTCGCCTCCCTCTCCGACTGGTACGGCGTCCCCTACATCCGCACGTCCGGCCTCCGGCTGGACTACCTCGGCGACCGTCTCCACCTCACCCTCGCCGGCCACGACGCCTTCGGCGACTACGTCGCCTCGCGGCTCGCCCGCCTGCCCTCCTGA
- a CDS encoding ferredoxin, with protein sequence MTVRLRVDWPDCRARGLCHEVLPELVDLDEWGYPVITGEVTPELLADARVAVRMCPRLALRLVT encoded by the coding sequence ATGACCGTCCGGCTCCGGGTCGACTGGCCCGACTGCCGCGCCCGCGGGCTGTGCCACGAGGTGCTGCCCGAGCTCGTCGACCTCGACGAGTGGGGCTACCCCGTGATCACCGGCGAGGTCACCCCCGAGCTGCTGGCCGACGCCCGGGTGGCCGTCCGGATGTGTCCCCGGCTGGCCCTCCGCCTCGTCACCTGA
- a CDS encoding sensor histidine kinase, producing MRRRISWLVVATTSSVVVSFVIPLCLLVRTLAEDRAMAAADQEARNVAILVASLHDDPQLPGLIGDLDQRGTPSTSVLTADRRVIGADTAMRGDPEVRRAAAGEGFEVVDSTGGRVLLPVVVESGTAVVRSSVTPEDLRRGVAAAWAGIIGLGAVLLALALVIAARLGRRVSEPVRQVAAVAHQLREGDLHARARVSGPEETQELARALNALADRTVELLAAERASVGDLSHRLRTPVTALRLDAEAVADPALAARLADHIQVLQRSIDVIVKEARRPVRTDLAAAGDATATVRERVTFWSALAEDQGRMLTVSLPGRPLVVPVAAGDLADLVDVLVDNVFAHTPDGTAFEVGLGVEDGQAVLVVADEGPGTASRPGADRVGSTGLGLDIARRTAAGCGGELRLSAPSQPGTRVEVRLPLVADRG from the coding sequence GTGCGTCGTCGGATCTCATGGCTGGTCGTGGCCACGACGTCGAGCGTCGTGGTCTCCTTCGTGATCCCGCTGTGCCTGCTGGTGCGCACCCTCGCCGAGGACCGCGCGATGGCGGCCGCCGACCAGGAGGCCCGCAACGTCGCGATCCTGGTCGCGAGCCTGCACGACGATCCGCAGCTGCCGGGTCTGATCGGCGATCTCGACCAGCGGGGCACGCCGTCGACGAGCGTGCTCACCGCGGACCGGCGGGTGATCGGTGCCGACACGGCGATGCGCGGCGACCCGGAGGTACGCCGCGCCGCGGCGGGCGAAGGCTTCGAGGTGGTCGACTCCACCGGCGGCCGGGTGCTGCTGCCCGTGGTCGTCGAGTCCGGCACCGCGGTGGTGCGCAGCAGCGTGACGCCCGAGGACCTGCGGCGCGGCGTCGCGGCGGCCTGGGCCGGCATCATCGGGCTGGGTGCCGTGCTGCTGGCGCTCGCCCTGGTCATCGCCGCGCGGCTCGGGCGCCGGGTCAGCGAGCCGGTGCGCCAGGTCGCCGCGGTCGCCCACCAGCTGCGGGAGGGCGACCTGCACGCCCGGGCCCGGGTCTCCGGGCCCGAGGAGACCCAGGAGCTGGCCCGCGCGCTGAACGCGCTCGCCGATCGCACCGTCGAGCTGCTCGCCGCCGAGCGGGCGAGCGTCGGCGACCTCTCCCACCGGCTGCGGACGCCGGTGACCGCGCTCCGCCTGGACGCGGAGGCCGTGGCCGACCCCGCGCTCGCGGCGCGGCTGGCCGACCACATCCAGGTGCTCCAGCGCTCGATCGACGTCATCGTCAAGGAGGCCCGCCGGCCGGTGCGCACCGACCTGGCCGCGGCGGGCGATGCCACCGCGACCGTCCGGGAGCGGGTCACGTTCTGGTCGGCGCTGGCCGAGGACCAGGGCCGGATGCTGACCGTCTCGCTGCCGGGCCGGCCGCTCGTCGTACCGGTCGCGGCCGGCGACCTCGCCGACCTGGTCGACGTGCTCGTCGACAACGTCTTCGCGCACACCCCCGACGGCACCGCGTTCGAGGTCGGGCTGGGCGTCGAGGACGGGCAGGCGGTGCTGGTGGTCGCCGACGAGGGTCCGGGGACGGCGTCGCGGCCCGGCGCCGACCGGGTCGGCAGCACCGGCCTGGGGCTGGACATCGCGCGGCGGACGGCCGCCGGCTGCGGCGGCGAGCTGCGACTCTCCGCGCCGTCCCAGCCGGGCACCCGGGTCGAGGTCCGCCTTCCGCTGGTGGCCGACCGCGGCTGA
- a CDS encoding alpha/beta fold hydrolase, with product MSEYLEVTGPDGRTIEVLTGGDPGGFGLLYHGGSPSAAVPFVTIDDAARAHGLRLVTYSRPGYGGSTPRPAAGRYADDVVESLAVLDALGVAEFVTVGWSGGGPRALACAALLPDRCRGAVSLAGVAPYHASGLDWFAGMAEENHEEYHAAEEGREAYEAHLTENFLPILGASPGELAAAMGGLVPPVDRAVLRGAFADWLSRTFQRAGAQGVVGVRDDGLAAVAPWGFELADIRVPVAVWQGREDAMVPFAHGEWLAANVPGARPHLLDDEGHLSLVQGFDEVLADLTRLAGLSPEA from the coding sequence ATGAGTGAGTACCTGGAGGTCACCGGTCCGGACGGTCGCACCATCGAGGTGCTCACCGGGGGCGACCCCGGCGGGTTCGGCCTGCTCTACCACGGCGGATCGCCGTCGGCGGCCGTCCCGTTCGTGACCATCGACGACGCCGCCCGGGCGCACGGGCTGCGGCTGGTGACCTACTCCCGGCCCGGCTACGGCGGCTCGACGCCGCGTCCCGCGGCAGGGCGGTACGCCGACGACGTGGTCGAGTCGCTCGCCGTGCTCGACGCGCTGGGCGTGGCCGAGTTCGTGACGGTGGGCTGGTCGGGCGGCGGACCGCGGGCGCTGGCGTGCGCCGCGCTGCTGCCGGACCGGTGCCGGGGCGCGGTCTCGCTCGCCGGGGTGGCGCCGTACCACGCATCGGGCCTGGACTGGTTCGCCGGCATGGCGGAGGAGAACCACGAGGAGTACCACGCCGCCGAGGAGGGACGGGAGGCCTACGAGGCCCACCTGACCGAGAACTTCCTCCCGATCCTCGGCGCCTCCCCCGGTGAGCTCGCCGCGGCGATGGGCGGCCTGGTGCCGCCGGTCGACCGCGCGGTGCTGCGCGGCGCGTTCGCGGACTGGCTGAGCCGGACCTTCCAGCGCGCCGGCGCGCAGGGGGTGGTCGGGGTGCGCGACGACGGGCTGGCGGCGGTGGCGCCCTGGGGGTTCGAGCTCGCGGACATCCGGGTGCCGGTCGCGGTCTGGCAGGGCCGCGAGGACGCGATGGTCCCGTTCGCCCACGGGGAGTGGCTGGCCGCGAACGTGCCCGGTGCCCGGCCGCACCTGCTCGACGACGAGGGCCACCTGTCGCTGGTCCAGGGGTTCGACGAGGTGCTCGCGGACCTCACCCGGCTGGCCGGGCTGTCGCCCGAGGCATGA
- a CDS encoding NADH-ubiquinone oxidoreductase-F iron-sulfur binding region domain-containing protein: MSASPVPVPTELHVLPGPALLSGLDGGPGLRAHRRQYGEPPRVDVAALLAALARLRVRGRGGAAFPFEVKLRTAADRSRQGRRPVVVVNLSEGEPASAKDSALALTRPHLVLDGAVATAYALGARELHVVVPQERPLVGTAIRAALAERRDRLRTHLHTAQGRFVAGQARAVLELMAGRPNLPVTAWSPEAVAGHRGRPTLLSNAETWAQVGRLVLAGEERYAALGSADEPGTTLLTLSAATSTVVEVELGSPWRDVLPEAWAGRSLLVGGFHGAWVPWATLVAGRVSVDAMRAAETPLGAGVVVAPRGCPVAFTARVVDYLAAQSARRCGPCLNGLPALARAVQEVVDGAGHPERVEGLAALVTGRGACAHPDGTARLVRSMLATFPDEVTRHATGRCTAVPSARLAEVAS; this comes from the coding sequence GTGAGCGCGTCGCCGGTGCCGGTGCCCACCGAGCTGCACGTGCTCCCCGGCCCCGCCCTCCTGTCGGGCCTGGACGGCGGGCCGGGGCTGCGCGCGCACCGCCGGCAGTACGGCGAGCCGCCGCGCGTCGACGTGGCCGCCCTGCTGGCCGCGCTGGCGCGGCTCCGGGTCCGCGGCCGTGGCGGCGCCGCGTTCCCGTTCGAGGTCAAGCTGCGCACCGCGGCCGACCGGTCGAGGCAGGGCCGGCGCCCGGTCGTGGTGGTCAACCTCAGCGAGGGCGAGCCGGCCAGCGCGAAGGACAGCGCGCTGGCGCTGACCCGGCCGCACCTGGTGCTGGACGGCGCCGTCGCGACGGCGTACGCCCTCGGTGCGCGCGAGCTCCACGTCGTCGTCCCGCAGGAGCGCCCGCTGGTCGGCACGGCGATCCGGGCGGCCCTGGCCGAGCGCCGCGACCGGCTGCGCACCCACCTGCACACGGCCCAGGGTCGCTTCGTCGCCGGCCAGGCGCGTGCCGTGCTCGAGCTGATGGCCGGGCGTCCCAACCTGCCGGTGACCGCCTGGTCGCCCGAGGCGGTCGCCGGCCACCGCGGTCGCCCCACGCTGCTGTCGAACGCCGAGACCTGGGCGCAGGTCGGGCGGCTCGTCCTCGCCGGCGAGGAGCGGTACGCCGCGCTCGGGTCCGCGGACGAGCCGGGGACGACCCTGCTGACGCTGTCCGCGGCCACGTCCACGGTCGTCGAGGTCGAGCTCGGCAGCCCGTGGCGCGACGTGCTCCCGGAGGCATGGGCCGGCCGGTCGCTGCTGGTCGGCGGGTTCCACGGCGCCTGGGTGCCGTGGGCGACGCTGGTGGCCGGCCGGGTCTCGGTGGACGCGATGCGCGCCGCCGAGACGCCGCTCGGGGCCGGCGTGGTGGTGGCTCCGCGCGGGTGCCCGGTGGCCTTCACCGCCCGGGTCGTCGACTACCTCGCCGCGCAGAGCGCGCGCCGGTGTGGTCCGTGCCTCAACGGCCTGCCCGCCCTGGCGAGGGCCGTGCAGGAGGTCGTCGACGGCGCCGGGCACCCCGAGCGGGTCGAGGGGCTGGCGGCGCTGGTCACCGGCCGGGGCGCGTGCGCCCATCCCGACGGCACGGCCCGACTGGTCCGCTCGATGCTCGCGACGTTCCCCGACGAGGTGACCCGGCACGCGACGGGCCGCTGCACCGCCGTACCGTCCGCCCGGCTCGCCGAGGTGGCGTCATGA
- a CDS encoding ferric reductase — translation MIDGASLWYLNRSTGFVLLGLFTLTTALGVLATGGRAGRGLPRFVTQTMHRNLALFSVVALGVHVTTAVVDSYVDIRWWQALVPYVGSTYLPLWLGLGTLAVDLALVVTVTSLLRTRMRHRSWRAVHVLAYAGWAASVAHSIGIGTDIRNGSSWAQLTVAACVAVVAGAAVLRLARLALELTERHRAVRPVRSAP, via the coding sequence ATGATCGACGGCGCCTCCCTCTGGTACCTCAACCGGAGCACCGGCTTCGTGCTGCTCGGGCTGTTCACGCTCACCACCGCGCTCGGCGTGCTCGCCACCGGCGGCCGCGCCGGCCGCGGCCTTCCCCGCTTCGTCACCCAGACGATGCACCGCAACCTGGCCCTGTTCTCGGTGGTGGCGCTCGGCGTCCACGTGACCACCGCGGTCGTCGACAGCTACGTCGACATCCGGTGGTGGCAGGCGCTGGTGCCCTACGTCGGTTCGACGTACCTCCCGCTCTGGCTGGGGCTGGGCACCCTGGCCGTGGACCTCGCCCTCGTGGTCACCGTGACCAGCCTGCTGCGCACCCGGATGCGGCACCGCTCGTGGCGCGCCGTGCACGTGCTGGCGTACGCCGGGTGGGCCGCGTCCGTGGCGCACAGCATCGGCATCGGCACCGACATCCGGAACGGAAGCTCGTGGGCCCAGCTCACCGTCGCGGCCTGCGTCGCCGTGGTCGCCGGCGCCGCCGTCCTGCGGCTCGCCCGGCTGGCCCTCGAACTGACCGAGCGCCACCGTGCCGTCCGGCCCGTGCGGAGCGCGCCGTGA
- a CDS encoding GcvT family protein produces the protein MTNLPDRARVVVIGGGVIGCSVAYHLAHAGWSDVVLLERDRLTSGTTWHAAGLMTCFGSTSETSTAIRLYSRDLYARLEAETGQATGFRPVGLIEAAADEARLEEYRRVAAFQRHLGLEVHEISPREMADLFPWARTDDLLAGFHVPGDGRVNPVDLTLALAKGARRLGVRIVEGVSVSDVQVSPGPAGGTDRVTGVTTTAGDIECEYVVNCAGMWARELGARNGLVIPNQAAEHYYLITDTIEGLDPDAPVFEDPASYGYYREEGGGMMVGLFEPVAAPWRVDGVPADFSFGTIPPDWDRMGPFLEKAMARVPVTLDAGVRTFFCGPESFTPDLAPAVGEAPGLRNYFVAAGMNSVGVLSAGGLGRVLAEWITTGRPDVDVTGFDVHRFRPWQADDAYRAARTTEILGTVYAAHTPGTQLRSARGTLLSPVHDRLVEQGGYLREVSGWEGADWFAGPGTTPVAEPSWGRAPWFREWAAEHRAVREGVGLMDMSFMAKLAVRGAGAAALLDRVSAGDVTASVETITYTQWLDERGRIEADLTVTKLADDDFLVVASDTAHGHTLAWLRGAVADGTDVRIEDVTADYAQLNVQGPRSRDLLAALTDADLSTAAFGFRTARWIEVAGVRVLCARITYLGELGYELYVPAGSGLKVYDALQDAGPAYGLRPVGLKALASLRMEKGYRDFGHDIDNTDCPLEVGLGFALSLDKPGGFVGRDAVLERKAANAAAGGMGQRLVQVRLLDPDPLLHHAEVVHRDGVPVGYVRAASYGWTLGGAVGLAMVSGQGAPVTPDWLSGGTWEVDVAGTRHRAEVSLRPMYDPASARVRA, from the coding sequence GTGACGAACCTCCCGGACCGGGCCCGCGTCGTGGTCATCGGCGGCGGCGTGATCGGCTGCTCGGTCGCCTACCACCTGGCCCACGCCGGCTGGAGCGACGTGGTCCTGCTGGAGCGGGACCGGCTGACGTCGGGCACCACCTGGCACGCAGCCGGCCTGATGACCTGCTTCGGCTCGACGTCGGAGACCTCGACGGCGATCCGGCTCTACTCCCGCGACCTCTACGCGCGGCTGGAGGCCGAGACCGGCCAGGCCACCGGCTTCCGGCCGGTCGGGCTGATCGAGGCGGCGGCCGACGAGGCGCGGCTCGAGGAGTACCGCCGGGTGGCGGCCTTCCAGCGGCACCTCGGGCTGGAGGTGCACGAGATCTCCCCGCGCGAGATGGCCGACCTGTTCCCGTGGGCGCGCACCGACGACCTGCTGGCCGGCTTCCACGTCCCGGGCGACGGGCGGGTCAACCCGGTGGACCTGACCCTGGCGCTGGCGAAGGGCGCCCGGCGGCTCGGCGTACGCATCGTCGAGGGCGTCTCGGTCAGCGACGTCCAGGTCTCGCCCGGCCCCGCCGGCGGCACGGACCGGGTGACCGGGGTGACGACCACGGCGGGCGACATCGAGTGCGAGTACGTCGTGAACTGCGCCGGCATGTGGGCCCGCGAGCTCGGCGCGCGCAACGGCCTGGTCATCCCCAACCAGGCCGCCGAGCACTACTACCTGATCACCGACACCATCGAGGGCCTCGACCCGGACGCACCGGTCTTCGAGGACCCCGCGTCGTACGGCTACTACCGCGAGGAGGGCGGCGGCATGATGGTCGGCCTCTTCGAGCCGGTCGCCGCGCCATGGCGGGTCGACGGCGTCCCGGCCGACTTCTCCTTCGGGACGATCCCGCCGGACTGGGACCGGATGGGCCCGTTCCTGGAGAAGGCGATGGCCCGGGTGCCGGTGACCCTCGATGCCGGGGTGCGCACGTTCTTCTGCGGGCCCGAGTCGTTCACGCCGGACCTCGCGCCCGCGGTCGGCGAGGCCCCGGGCCTCCGCAACTACTTCGTCGCCGCCGGGATGAACTCCGTCGGTGTGCTCTCCGCGGGCGGCCTGGGCCGGGTGCTGGCCGAGTGGATCACCACCGGGCGGCCCGACGTCGACGTCACCGGCTTCGACGTGCACCGGTTCCGGCCCTGGCAGGCCGACGACGCCTACCGCGCCGCCCGCACCACCGAGATCCTCGGCACGGTCTACGCCGCGCACACGCCCGGGACCCAGCTGCGCTCGGCCCGCGGCACGCTGCTCTCGCCGGTGCACGACCGGCTGGTCGAGCAGGGCGGCTACCTGCGGGAGGTCTCGGGCTGGGAGGGCGCGGACTGGTTCGCCGGTCCCGGCACCACGCCGGTCGCCGAGCCCAGCTGGGGCCGGGCCCCGTGGTTCCGGGAGTGGGCGGCCGAGCACCGCGCCGTCCGGGAGGGCGTGGGACTGATGGACATGAGCTTCATGGCGAAGCTGGCCGTCCGCGGTGCCGGCGCGGCCGCCCTGCTCGACCGGGTCTCGGCCGGCGACGTGACCGCCTCGGTGGAGACCATCACCTACACCCAGTGGCTGGACGAGCGCGGCCGGATCGAGGCGGACCTCACCGTCACCAAGCTCGCCGACGACGACTTCCTCGTGGTCGCCTCCGACACGGCCCACGGGCACACGCTGGCCTGGCTGCGCGGGGCGGTCGCCGACGGCACCGACGTACGCATCGAGGACGTGACCGCCGACTACGCCCAGCTCAACGTGCAGGGCCCGCGCTCCCGGGACCTGCTGGCCGCTCTCACCGACGCGGATCTCTCGACCGCTGCCTTCGGTTTCCGCACGGCACGCTGGATCGAGGTGGCCGGCGTGCGCGTGCTGTGTGCGCGGATCACCTACCTGGGCGAGCTCGGCTACGAGCTGTACGTCCCCGCCGGCTCCGGCCTGAAGGTGTACGACGCGCTGCAGGACGCCGGCCCGGCGTACGGCCTGCGGCCGGTGGGGCTCAAGGCGCTGGCGTCATTGCGGATGGAGAAGGGTTACCGCGACTTCGGGCACGACATCGACAACACCGACTGCCCGCTCGAGGTCGGCCTCGGCTTCGCGCTGTCGCTCGACAAGCCGGGCGGGTTCGTCGGCCGCGACGCGGTGCTGGAGCGCAAGGCGGCGAACGCGGCGGCCGGCGGGATGGGCCAGCGACTGGTGCAGGTGCGCCTGCTCGACCCGGATCCGCTGCTCCACCACGCGGAGGTGGTGCACCGCGACGGCGTGCCGGTGGGGTACGTCCGCGCGGCGTCGTACGGCTGGACCCTCGGTGGGGCCGTCGGGCTGGCGATGGTCTCGGGACAGGGGGCGCCGGTGACGCCGGACTGGCTGTCGGGCGGCACCTGGGAGGTCGACGTCGCCGGGACCCGGCACCGCGCCGAGGTGTCGCTGCGGCCGATGTACGACCCGGCATCCGCGCGCGTCCGGGCGTGA
- a CDS encoding FAD:protein FMN transferase has translation MTAATARSSALGTYVFLATRRAADLDTASRIARHVLDDVDRTCSRFRPDSDLSRANAGAGGWVAVDPVLVAAVTAACAAAEDTDGLVHPLLGRNLVELGYDRDFAALAAVEDDRVPAQLWPTTAPGRDRWREIGLDADGAIRVPAGTALDLGATGKAWAADVIATAFAEELGGPALVSLGGDLAIAAPDGQPWPVAISTHPDGPVETTIALDRGGLATSSTRVRRWSRRGTDLHHLLDPRTGRPAPEVWRTVTATGPTCTAANTASTAAVVLGRDAPAWLTGRGVAARLVDRTGRVRTTGAWPTDTDEHRRPA, from the coding sequence ATGACCGCCGCCACCGCCCGGTCCAGCGCACTGGGCACCTACGTCTTCCTGGCCACCCGCCGGGCGGCCGACCTCGACACCGCGAGCCGGATCGCCCGCCACGTGCTCGACGACGTCGACCGCACCTGCAGCAGGTTCCGGCCCGACTCCGACCTCTCCCGCGCCAACGCGGGCGCGGGCGGCTGGGTCGCGGTCGACCCGGTCCTCGTCGCCGCCGTCACCGCCGCCTGCGCCGCGGCCGAGGACACCGACGGGCTGGTCCACCCGCTGCTCGGACGGAACCTGGTGGAGCTGGGCTACGACCGCGACTTCGCCGCGCTCGCCGCCGTCGAGGACGACCGGGTGCCGGCGCAGCTGTGGCCCACCACGGCGCCGGGCCGGGACCGCTGGCGCGAGATCGGACTCGACGCCGACGGTGCGATCAGGGTGCCCGCCGGCACCGCCCTGGACCTCGGCGCGACGGGCAAGGCCTGGGCCGCGGACGTGATCGCGACCGCGTTCGCCGAGGAGCTCGGCGGACCCGCCCTGGTCAGCCTCGGCGGCGACCTGGCCATCGCGGCGCCCGACGGGCAGCCCTGGCCGGTCGCGATCTCCACCCATCCGGACGGACCGGTCGAGACGACCATCGCGCTGGACCGGGGCGGCCTCGCGACCTCGAGCACCCGGGTGCGCCGTTGGTCCCGCCGCGGGACCGACCTCCACCACCTGCTCGACCCACGCACCGGCCGGCCCGCGCCGGAGGTGTGGCGCACCGTGACCGCGACCGGGCCCACCTGCACGGCGGCCAACACCGCCTCGACGGCCGCGGTCGTGCTGGGGCGGGACGCACCGGCCTGGCTGACCGGCCGCGGAGTCGCCGCGCGCCTCGTCGACCGCACCGGGCGGGTGCGCACGACCGGCGCCTGGCCCACCGACACCGACGAGCACAGGAGACCCGCATGA
- the hflX gene encoding GTPase HflX: MTNAPDLNSFSLDDELAATEDWEDDDFRSGYVDEPDPEEPTTGDLDLAERHELRRVAGLRTELEDITEVEYRQLRLERVVLVGVWTEGSVEDAENSMAELALLAETAGSEVLDAIYQRRQKPDPATYIGRGKVDGLREIVQATGADTVICDGELAPSQLRNLEDRLKVKVVDRTALILDIFAQHAKSKEGQAQVELAQLNYLKQRLRGWGGNLSRQVGGRAAGGVGIGGRGPGETKIETDRRRINTKIAKLRRELKEMKGTRDTKRQERRRHHIPSVSIAGYTNAGKSSLLNRLTDAGVLVEDALFATLDPTTRRTTTADGRVYTMSDTVGFVRHLPHQLVEAFRSTLEEVADADLILHVVDGSHPDPEGQLTAVREVFAEIGASQVPELVVINKADAADPMVIARLRQREPHSVVVSAKTGEGVAEALRVIEGELPRPGVEFKALLPYERGDLINRLHQHGEIDSMEHTGEGTIVVGRANEDLAGELAAYAV, from the coding sequence ATGACGAACGCACCTGACCTCAACTCCTTCAGCCTCGACGACGAGCTCGCGGCCACCGAGGACTGGGAGGACGACGACTTCCGGTCCGGCTATGTCGACGAGCCCGACCCGGAGGAGCCCACGACCGGCGACCTCGACCTCGCGGAGCGGCACGAGCTGCGCCGCGTGGCGGGGCTGCGCACCGAGCTCGAGGACATCACCGAGGTCGAGTACCGCCAGCTCCGGCTGGAGCGGGTGGTGCTCGTCGGGGTCTGGACCGAGGGGTCCGTCGAGGACGCGGAGAACTCCATGGCCGAGCTCGCGCTGCTCGCCGAGACCGCCGGCTCAGAGGTGCTCGACGCGATCTACCAGCGCCGCCAGAAGCCCGACCCCGCCACCTACATCGGCCGGGGCAAGGTCGACGGCCTGCGCGAGATCGTGCAGGCCACCGGCGCCGACACCGTCATCTGCGACGGCGAGCTGGCGCCCAGCCAGCTGCGCAACCTCGAGGACCGGCTCAAGGTCAAGGTCGTCGACCGGACCGCCCTGATCCTCGACATCTTCGCCCAGCACGCGAAGTCCAAGGAGGGCCAGGCGCAGGTCGAGCTGGCCCAGCTCAACTACCTCAAGCAGCGCCTGCGCGGCTGGGGTGGCAACCTCTCGCGCCAGGTCGGCGGTCGCGCCGCGGGTGGCGTCGGCATCGGCGGCCGCGGCCCCGGTGAGACCAAGATCGAGACCGACCGCCGCCGGATCAACACCAAGATCGCCAAGCTCCGCCGCGAGCTGAAGGAGATGAAGGGGACCCGCGACACCAAGCGCCAGGAGCGGCGCCGCCACCACATCCCCAGCGTCTCGATCGCCGGCTACACCAACGCCGGCAAGTCCTCGCTGCTCAACCGGCTCACCGACGCCGGAGTCCTCGTGGAGGATGCGCTGTTCGCGACGCTCGACCCGACGACGCGTCGTACGACGACCGCCGACGGGCGGGTCTACACGATGAGCGACACCGTCGGCTTCGTGCGACACCTGCCGCACCAGCTGGTCGAGGCGTTCCGCTCGACGCTGGAGGAGGTCGCCGACGCCGACCTGATCCTGCACGTGGTCGACGGCTCGCACCCCGACCCGGAGGGCCAGCTCACCGCGGTCCGCGAGGTGTTCGCCGAGATCGGCGCCTCCCAGGTGCCCGAGCTCGTGGTCATCAACAAGGCCGACGCCGCCGACCCGATGGTGATCGCGCGGCTGCGCCAGCGCGAGCCGCACTCCGTGGTCGTGTCGGCGAAGACCGGCGAGGGCGTCGCCGAGGCGCTGCGGGTGATCGAGGGTGAGCTGCCCCGCCCCGGCGTGGAGTTCAAGGCGTTGCTGCCCTACGAGCGCGGTGACCTGATCAACCGGCTGCACCAGCACGGCGAGATCGACTCGATGGAGCACACCGGCGAGGGCACCATCGTGGTCGGCCGGGCCAACGAGGACCTGGCCGGCGAGCTGGCGGCGTACGCCGTCTGA
- a CDS encoding nucleoside/nucleotide kinase family protein, with protein MSAVRLPEVPPGIRLLGITGAPGVGKSTVAAALRRQLGLAILPMDGFHYADVELVRRGLLDRKGAPETFDAEGYAALLRRVRAGEADVVAPMFERDLEQPLAGAIPVPATGTVVTEGNYLLLDEPRWRAVREQLDVVWHLVLDQTVRVERLVARHVAFGKTPEAARAWVMRVDRANARLVEACRDRADLVVEL; from the coding sequence GTGAGCGCGGTGCGCCTGCCGGAGGTCCCGCCGGGGATCCGGCTGCTCGGCATCACCGGTGCTCCCGGGGTGGGCAAGTCGACGGTGGCCGCCGCGCTCCGTCGACAGCTGGGGCTCGCGATCCTGCCGATGGACGGCTTCCACTACGCCGATGTGGAGCTCGTGCGGCGCGGGCTGCTGGACCGCAAGGGCGCGCCGGAGACCTTCGACGCCGAGGGGTACGCCGCGCTGCTGCGGCGGGTCCGCGCGGGCGAGGCCGACGTGGTGGCGCCGATGTTCGAGCGGGACCTGGAGCAGCCGCTGGCCGGCGCGATCCCGGTGCCGGCGACGGGGACGGTCGTGACCGAGGGCAACTACCTGCTGCTCGACGAGCCGCGCTGGCGGGCGGTCCGCGAGCAGCTCGACGTGGTGTGGCACCTGGTGCTCGACCAGACGGTGCGGGTCGAGCGGCTGGTCGCCCGGCACGTGGCGTTCGGCAAGACGCCGGAGGCGGCTCGCGCCTGGGTGATGCGGGTGGACCGGGCGAACGCCCGGCTGGTCGAGGCCTGCCGGGACCGGGCCGACCTCGTGGTCGAGCTCTAG